ATGGCCTAGACGCCATCGCCGGATGCCTCGACACTGAACGCATGGCGCGATCGGTGGTGATCCTCGGGTTTCCCGGCGTCCAGGCCCTCGACCTGGTCGGGCCACACGACGTATTCACCGGCGCCGCGCTGCTCACCGAGGGCGGATACCGGGTCAGCGTCGCCTCCCGCGACGGCAGCCCGGTGAGCACGCCGACAGGCCTGGCCTTCGTCGCCGAGGCGATGCCCGAACCCAAGGACATCGACACCCTGATCCTGCCCGGCGGCTCCGGCGTCGACGATGCCCGCGAGGACCCTGCCACCATGGCCTGGATTCGTACGGCCGCGGCCAACTCGCGCCGCGTCGTCAGCGTGTGCACCGGCTCGTTCCTGGCCGCCCAAGCCGGTCTGCTCGACGGGTGCCGCGCCACCACGCACTGGGCGTTCGCCGATCGGATGGCCCGCGAGTTCCCAGAAGTGACCGTCGACCGCGAGCCGATTTTCCTGCGCAGCTCGGCCACGGTGTGGACGGCGGCCGGGGTGACAGCAGGCATCGACCTGTCCCTGGCGCTCGTCGAGGATGACTACGGCACCGAGGTCGCCCAGACCGTCGCGCGCTACCTGGTCTTGTTTCTCCGGCGGCCCGGCG
This is a stretch of genomic DNA from Mycobacterium sp. ELW1. It encodes these proteins:
- a CDS encoding DJ-1/PfpI family protein, producing MARSVVILGFPGVQALDLVGPHDVFTGAALLTEGGYRVSVASRDGSPVSTPTGLAFVAEAMPEPKDIDTLILPGGSGVDDAREDPATMAWIRTAAANSRRVVSVCTGSFLAAQAGLLDGCRATTHWAFADRMAREFPEVTVDREPIFLRSSATVWTAAGVTAGIDLSLALVEDDYGTEVAQTVARYLVLFLRRPGGQTQFAAPVWMPRARRQPIREVQEAIEAEPGAAHSITELARRAAMSPRHFTRVFTDEVGEAPGAYVERVRTEAARRQLEETDDTVVTIAARCGFGTSETLRRNFIRRVGVSPDQYRKTFA